The Pseudomonas cucumis sequence TCCCCCATTTCTCGTAAACGCATGAAGGAATTGATGCAGCGCCGCGATGGCCCGGCCTTGCTTGATACCGCGATCTGGCTGTCGGCGATGGTCGTGACCGGGTTCGGCGGTTACTGGTTCTGGGGCTCCTGGGCCTGCGTTCCGTTCTTCTTCGTCTACGGGCTGCTCTACGGCACGGCGTCCAATGCCCGGTGGCACGAAGCGGGTCACGGTACAGCGTTCAAAACCCGCTGGATGAATGATGGGGTCTACCAGCTGTCGAGCTTCATGTTCATGTTCGAACCCCAAGTCTGGCGCTGGAGCCATGCACGGCACCACACCGACACCGTCATCGTCGGCCGCGATCCGGAGATCGTCGAACCACGTCCGCCAAGCCTGATCAATATGGTGCTGAGCCTGTTCAGAATGCCTTATGCGTTGAACACGATGTGGTCAGTCTGCAAGCATGCGGTAGGGCGGATGGGTGAAGAAGAACAGACGTTCATCCCTGAATCCGAGTGGCCCAAGGTGGTGAGGGACGCACGCGTCTGGCTAGCGATTTATGCGCTTACCGTGGGCACTGCGCTTTATCTGCAGAGCTGGTTGCCGCTGATGTTTATTGGTCTGCCGACCCTCTATGGCGGTTGGCTATCTTACCTGTTCGGGCTGTCGCAGCATGTCGGCCTGGCTGAGGACGTACTCGATCACCGCAGCAACTGCCGCACGATTTACATGAACCCGGTGCTGCGCTTCATGTACCTCAACATGAACTATCACCTTGAGCACCACATGTATCCAATGGTGCCGTTTCATGCGCTGGCGCAGCTTCACGAAGAGATTCGCCACGACTGCCCGCCGCCTTACACCAGCCTGTTCGAGGCCTTCAAGGAAATCATCCCGACCATCTGGAAGCAGCGCAAAGACCCGACTTATTTCGTCTCTCGTCCTTTGCCACAACGCGCAGCGCCGGCCGCCAACGTCCAGGCAGAGCCTGAAGTAACGCCGGCCTGACACCTTCCTGTCTGTACCACTACAAGAGAAAACGCCATGACCGATCAATGGATCGATGTATGTGCCGTGGGCGATATCGACGAAGAAGATGTCATTCGCTTCGACCATGGCCAGCACACCTATGCCGTCTACCGCTCCGCCGACAGCGAGTTTTTCGCCACCGCGGGCCTGTGTACCCATGAGTCCATCCACTTGGCCGATGGCCTGGTGATGGAGCATGTCGTTGAGTGCCCCAAGCA is a genomic window containing:
- a CDS encoding MocE family 2Fe-2S type ferredoxin gives rise to the protein MTDQWIDVCAVGDIDEEDVIRFDHGQHTYAVYRSADSEFFATAGLCTHESIHLADGLVMEHVVECPKHNGRFDYRSGKALGAPVCVNLKTYEVRVEAGRVLLAITV
- a CDS encoding fatty acid desaturase family protein; protein product: MPEQNAAFENPGKPMPRDYRLTGPEAARAAQKGLVSASWYQSPISRKRMKELMQRRDGPALLDTAIWLSAMVVTGFGGYWFWGSWACVPFFFVYGLLYGTASNARWHEAGHGTAFKTRWMNDGVYQLSSFMFMFEPQVWRWSHARHHTDTVIVGRDPEIVEPRPPSLINMVLSLFRMPYALNTMWSVCKHAVGRMGEEEQTFIPESEWPKVVRDARVWLAIYALTVGTALYLQSWLPLMFIGLPTLYGGWLSYLFGLSQHVGLAEDVLDHRSNCRTIYMNPVLRFMYLNMNYHLEHHMYPMVPFHALAQLHEEIRHDCPPPYTSLFEAFKEIIPTIWKQRKDPTYFVSRPLPQRAAPAANVQAEPEVTPA